In Bradyrhizobium sp. CCBAU 051011, the following are encoded in one genomic region:
- a CDS encoding nucleotide sugar dehydrogenase codes for MKIVVCGLGYVGVTMAACMLRRGGTVVGIDVNPEKVEIANAGRSPVKEPGIHEIFAKARTENRLTAATTLGTALTDADVVVACVGTPSGKDGSLELSYVSSVSDEIGMAVRHRSPGRRPLLCLFRSTMLPGTMETVVIPKLSMAAGEPAGHRYEPVYNPEFMRESTAIADYFHPPKIVVGERFPGAAQEMYGIYDGIDAPVFKVSFAVAEMVKYVDNYFHALKVAFANEIGRLAFTSTINPQDLISIFLSDTKLNISPYYLRPGNAFGGSCLPKDVRALDAFGRKNGVDVPLLQSVIASNTAHKSFIARLVLAHAPKGTRILQMGLTFKQDTDDLRESPLVELAATLLDHGYDLSLFEPDLKPEQLIGANLAFVRTHFTRLPDVLVTDFKNAAARADLIILGKSMPGVKLPSGKQVLNLYRLSDPLSDWVAGDEDDVRGLIGADNGSGGKPRRVRTAVR; via the coding sequence GACGTGAACCCGGAAAAAGTGGAGATCGCCAATGCTGGGCGCTCTCCCGTCAAAGAGCCTGGGATACACGAAATTTTTGCGAAGGCCCGAACTGAAAATCGTCTGACCGCTGCGACGACGTTGGGTACTGCGCTAACCGACGCGGACGTCGTGGTCGCGTGCGTCGGAACTCCAAGCGGTAAGGACGGCTCACTTGAACTGTCGTACGTCTCTTCGGTGTCCGACGAAATTGGTATGGCCGTTCGGCATCGATCACCCGGACGCCGGCCACTGCTGTGCCTGTTCCGATCGACAATGCTGCCTGGCACCATGGAAACGGTGGTCATACCCAAGTTGAGTATGGCGGCCGGAGAGCCGGCCGGTCACCGTTATGAGCCGGTTTATAATCCGGAGTTCATGCGCGAATCCACCGCGATCGCCGACTATTTCCATCCTCCGAAGATCGTCGTGGGCGAGCGATTTCCTGGCGCAGCACAGGAGATGTACGGAATATACGATGGGATCGATGCGCCCGTGTTCAAAGTGTCCTTTGCCGTGGCTGAGATGGTCAAGTATGTGGACAACTATTTCCATGCGCTCAAGGTCGCGTTTGCCAATGAAATCGGGAGATTGGCGTTCACCAGCACTATTAACCCGCAAGATCTAATAAGCATCTTCTTGTCGGACACCAAGCTCAACATCTCTCCTTACTACCTGCGTCCGGGCAATGCGTTCGGCGGATCATGCCTTCCCAAGGATGTTCGTGCTCTCGATGCCTTTGGGCGGAAAAACGGAGTGGACGTGCCGCTCCTGCAAAGCGTGATCGCCAGCAACACCGCCCACAAGTCCTTTATTGCGCGCTTGGTTCTGGCGCACGCGCCTAAAGGGACGCGCATCCTACAAATGGGACTTACCTTCAAGCAGGATACGGACGATCTGCGCGAAAGTCCGCTGGTTGAACTGGCCGCCACCCTGCTGGATCATGGATACGATCTGTCCCTGTTCGAACCCGACCTGAAGCCGGAGCAGCTCATCGGCGCCAACTTGGCGTTTGTGCGAACTCATTTCACGCGACTACCAGACGTTCTGGTAACCGATTTCAAGAACGCGGCGGCAAGAGCCGACCTAATCATACTCGGTAAGTCTATGCCTGGCGTTAAGTTGCCGTCGGGCAAGCAGGTGCTCAATCTCTATCGCTTAAGCGATCCATTGAGCGATTGGGTTGCCGGTGACGAGGACGACGTTCGCGGTTTGATCGGGGCGGACAACGGTAGCGGCGGAAAGCCCCGCCGGGTTCGCACTGCGGTACGTTAG